A single window of Salvia splendens isolate huo1 chromosome 8, SspV2, whole genome shotgun sequence DNA harbors:
- the LOC121745704 gene encoding uncharacterized protein LOC121745704 has translation MSALNMFFTPIVTPPQRRVRSAATAAKSSGGGSEEKGILDFILGSLTKQDQFYETDPILKKVEDRKSSGTTATGTGDRKNSVVVPPAKKKDGGFGGLGGLFNNK, from the coding sequence atgtcTGCTTTGAACATGTTCTTTACTCCCATAGTTACCCCCCCTCAAAGGAGAGTAAGAAGTGCAGCCACAGCAGCAAAATCCTCAGGTGGAGGCAGCGAGGAGAAGGGCATTTTGGACTTTATCCTCGGGAGCTTGACCAAACAAGATCAGTTCTATGAAACTGATCCAATCTTGAAGAAGGTGGAGGACAGGAAGAGCAGCGGCACAACCGCCACGGGCACCGGAGACCGGAAGAACTCGGTGGTGGTGCCACCAGCCAAGAAGAAGGATGGTGGGTTTGGCGGCCTTGGGGGACTCTTTAACAACAAATGA